The Novosphingobium terrae genome has a window encoding:
- a CDS encoding peroxiredoxin family protein — MKTSLKASLATALLLGSAAPTLAATESPVAGRWDAVLTRNGTQIPFRLDIKGDGPSLQGVFYDGFKPYDGTTSASFQNGNLVLNVDHYLTTINARLENGQLDGKVVAQNRESSADYSFHAVRHVEAPAGVSGPAIAGTWIIPLSSPSSKGEKAFRFIVEQKGGDVAGSILRIDGDTGSYTGAFKDGKWVLSHFDGGRPGVIVVTPKGDGTLEIQQEASRPAKAATSDYGSDAPDGRYAPALIAYREDVATAKGFAKPDDFLTHTTAADPNAIFKFNFPDNSGKLISQDDPRFKGKVVLAVVTGTWCPNCHDEAQYLVELDKKYRDKGLAIVALNFEEPEQQDTFKRQKAFVKQYGVKYTYLEAGSPAQMWEKVPQLNHLDTWPATVFIGRDGKVKAVHSGFASPASGAFHEQLKADFTSRIEQLLAEKPVVAAADNQPSGKALALNR; from the coding sequence ATGAAAACAAGTCTGAAGGCCTCTCTCGCCACCGCCCTGCTGCTGGGCAGCGCCGCCCCCACCCTCGCCGCCACCGAAAGCCCGGTCGCCGGGCGCTGGGATGCGGTGCTGACGCGCAACGGCACGCAGATCCCCTTCCGCCTCGACATCAAGGGCGACGGCCCCTCGCTGCAAGGCGTGTTCTACGATGGGTTCAAACCCTATGACGGCACCACCAGCGCCAGCTTCCAGAACGGCAATCTGGTGCTGAATGTCGATCACTATCTCACCACCATCAACGCAAGGCTGGAGAATGGCCAGCTCGACGGCAAGGTGGTGGCCCAGAACCGCGAATCCTCGGCCGATTACAGCTTCCACGCCGTGCGCCATGTCGAGGCTCCGGCAGGCGTTTCCGGCCCGGCCATCGCGGGCACATGGATCATTCCGCTCTCCTCCCCGTCCTCCAAGGGCGAGAAGGCCTTCCGCTTCATCGTGGAGCAGAAAGGCGGCGACGTGGCCGGCTCGATCCTGCGCATCGATGGCGACACCGGCAGCTACACTGGCGCCTTCAAGGACGGCAAATGGGTGCTCAGCCACTTCGACGGCGGGCGCCCCGGCGTGATCGTGGTCACCCCCAAGGGCGACGGCACGCTGGAAATCCAGCAGGAAGCCAGCCGCCCCGCCAAAGCCGCCACCAGCGATTACGGCAGCGATGCCCCCGATGGCCGCTATGCCCCCGCGCTGATCGCCTATCGCGAGGATGTCGCCACCGCGAAGGGCTTCGCCAAGCCCGACGACTTCCTGACTCACACCACCGCCGCCGATCCTAACGCGATCTTCAAGTTCAACTTCCCTGACAACAGCGGCAAGCTGATCTCGCAGGACGATCCGCGCTTCAAGGGCAAGGTGGTTCTGGCGGTTGTCACCGGCACCTGGTGCCCCAATTGCCATGACGAGGCGCAGTATCTGGTCGAGCTGGACAAGAAGTATCGCGACAAGGGTCTGGCCATCGTCGCCCTCAACTTCGAAGAGCCCGAGCAGCAGGACACATTCAAGCGTCAGAAGGCCTTCGTGAAGCAATATGGCGTGAAGTACACCTATCTGGAGGCCGGTTCGCCTGCCCAGATGTGGGAGAAGGTGCCCCAGCTCAACCATCTCGACACTTGGCCCGCCACCGTGTTCATCGGTCGTGACGGCAAGGTGAAAGCGGTGCATTCGGGCTTCGCCTCGCCCGCCAGCGGTGCCTTCCACGAGCAGCTCAAGGCCGATTTCACCAGCCGCATCGAGCAATTGCTGGCCGAAAAGCCGGTGGTGGCAGCCGCCGATAACCAGCCCTCTGGTAAGGCTCTGGCGCTGAACCGCTAA
- a CDS encoding c-type cytochrome codes for MRAFLASLAAAGAILTFGNAGSSLHGAEAAHGRGEVLFENRCARCHGLGGDGGDGLAPPLIGVVGRNIASRSDYVYSDALKAKSGIWSDLTLNTYIADPQAFAPGADMDVNSPDPAEREAIIGYLKTLH; via the coding sequence GTGCGAGCATTTCTGGCGTCGCTGGCTGCGGCTGGCGCGATCCTGACTTTCGGCAATGCCGGCTCCTCCCTGCACGGCGCGGAGGCCGCCCACGGCAGAGGCGAGGTGCTGTTTGAAAACCGCTGCGCCCGCTGTCATGGTCTGGGAGGCGATGGTGGAGACGGGCTGGCCCCACCGCTGATCGGCGTGGTGGGCCGCAACATCGCCAGCCGCAGCGATTACGTCTATTCCGATGCGCTGAAAGCCAAGAGCGGCATCTGGTCCGACCTCACGCTCAACACCTATATCGCCGATCCGCAGGCCTTTGCGCCGGGCGCCGATATGGATGTGAACTCGCCTGATCCCGCCGAGCGGGAAGCCATCATCGGCTATCTGAAAACGCTGCACTGA
- a CDS encoding outer membrane protein: MRHSLILAGAVLGASLLAAAPAQAETGPRAEALVGWDRVSLDEGDNGLGTYHKSGFSYGGAVGYDYQIAPLVSIGADAELTGSTARYRGGNSSLSAGRDFYFGGRATLSVSPLTHVYAKVGYANGRINYNVPGYSVSTNGDGVRFGVGVQQTIAPRIYVLAEYRYTSYQDNFSRNQLMTGVGVHF, encoded by the coding sequence ATGCGTCATTCCCTGATCCTGGCCGGTGCCGTGCTGGGCGCCTCGCTGCTGGCTGCCGCGCCCGCACAGGCCGAGACCGGCCCCCGCGCCGAAGCGCTGGTCGGCTGGGACCGCGTCTCGCTCGACGAGGGCGACAATGGCCTGGGCACCTACCACAAGAGCGGTTTCTCGTATGGTGGCGCCGTGGGTTACGACTATCAGATCGCCCCGCTGGTGAGCATCGGCGCCGACGCCGAACTGACCGGTTCGACCGCCCGTTATCGCGGCGGCAACTCGAGCCTGAGCGCCGGTCGTGACTTCTACTTCGGTGGCCGCGCCACCCTGTCGGTGTCGCCGCTGACGCATGTTTACGCCAAGGTGGGCTATGCCAATGGCCGCATCAATTACAACGTGCCGGGTTACAGCGTGAGCACCAACGGCGATGGCGTGCGCTTCGGCGTGGGCGTGCAGCAGACCATTGCCCCGCGCATCTACGTTCTGGCTGAGTATCGCTACACCAGCTATCAGGACAATTTCTCGCGCAATCAGCTGATGACGGGCGTGGGCGTCCACTTCTGA
- a CDS encoding carbon-nitrogen hydrolase family protein, producing MPQFRIAAIQAGSILFDTPATLDRMEGLCQRAAGQGLDLVVFPEAFVGGYPKGLDFGARLGSRTAEGREDYLRYWRSAIEVPGAETARIGAMAAALGAWLVTGVIERVGATLYCASLTFNPQGELVNHHRKLMPTATERLVWAQGDGSGLGVVQTPMGVLGGAICWENYMPALRQAMYAKGVEIWCAPTVDEREIWQSSLRHIAYEGRMFVVGACQYLTPADLPESYAATFCDQPLIRGGSVIIGPMGDVLAGPVYGEEAIVSAVIDTDDIVRARYDLDVSGHYARPDLFTLLVDESPRQTVRCQNTTESVEPA from the coding sequence ATGCCCCAGTTCCGTATCGCCGCCATTCAGGCCGGCTCGATCCTTTTCGACACGCCCGCCACGCTGGACCGCATGGAGGGTTTGTGCCAGCGCGCAGCGGGGCAAGGGCTCGATCTGGTGGTCTTTCCCGAGGCCTTTGTCGGCGGCTATCCCAAGGGGCTGGATTTCGGGGCGCGGCTTGGCTCGCGCACGGCCGAGGGGCGTGAGGATTATCTGCGCTACTGGCGCTCGGCCATCGAGGTACCGGGCGCCGAGACCGCGCGCATCGGCGCCATGGCGGCCGCTCTGGGCGCATGGCTGGTGACCGGGGTGATCGAGCGGGTTGGCGCGACGCTCTATTGCGCCTCGCTGACGTTCAACCCGCAGGGCGAGCTGGTGAACCATCACCGCAAGCTGATGCCCACAGCCACCGAAAGGCTGGTCTGGGCGCAGGGCGATGGCTCGGGGCTGGGCGTGGTGCAGACACCGATGGGCGTGCTGGGCGGCGCGATCTGTTGGGAGAATTACATGCCCGCGCTCCGTCAGGCGATGTATGCCAAGGGCGTGGAAATTTGGTGCGCCCCCACCGTGGATGAGCGCGAGATCTGGCAGTCCTCGCTGCGCCATATCGCCTATGAGGGACGGATGTTCGTCGTCGGCGCCTGCCAGTATCTGACGCCTGCCGATCTGCCCGAAAGCTATGCCGCCACGTTCTGCGATCAGCCACTGATCCGGGGCGGCAGCGTGATCATCGGCCCGATGGGCGATGTGCTGGCCGGGCCGGTCTATGGCGAGGAAGCGATCGTTTCAGCGGTGATCGACACCGACGATATTGTGCGCGCGCGTTACGATCTGGACGTTTCGGGCCATTACGCGCGACCCGATCTGTTCACATTGCTGGTGGATGAAAGTCCGCGCCAGACAGTACGTTGCCAGAACACGACAGAAAGTGTCGAGCCCGCTTGA
- a CDS encoding LysR family transcriptional regulator codes for MVFLAIFQEGSVSRAARRLSLSQSALSGSLGRLRTITQDPLFIRRNGGMEPTPRAIAMAGDLEQGVGLIAQALRPQPAFDPATSSARFTIGMSDDFELAMGPAIMRRVMAEAPGVTIAFRQTNRALVEQAFTAGEINLAVVADPPARSWLAAQELGRSAYACLYDPRMVEGPLTLEDFLALPHVLVSFSAHQGAVDQALRRIGQQRRAVTALTHFSALPGFLRGTRAISTIPTHAARALAYEHGLDYGPVPVEMGDYSVSLLWKREAGHAWIREVITGAFQSLK; via the coding sequence GTGGTGTTCCTTGCCATTTTTCAGGAGGGCAGCGTCTCGCGCGCGGCGCGGCGGCTGTCGCTTAGCCAGTCGGCGCTGAGCGGATCGCTGGGCCGCCTGCGCACCATCACCCAAGACCCACTGTTCATCCGCCGCAACGGCGGCATGGAGCCCACCCCCCGCGCCATCGCCATGGCCGGCGATCTGGAGCAGGGCGTCGGCCTGATTGCGCAGGCCCTGCGCCCCCAGCCTGCCTTCGACCCCGCCACCAGCAGCGCCCGCTTCACCATCGGCATGTCCGACGATTTCGAGCTGGCCATGGGCCCCGCCATCATGCGCCGCGTGATGGCAGAGGCCCCCGGCGTCACCATCGCCTTTCGCCAGACCAACCGCGCGCTGGTCGAGCAGGCCTTCACCGCCGGAGAAATCAACCTTGCCGTGGTGGCCGATCCCCCCGCACGTTCATGGCTGGCCGCGCAGGAGTTGGGCCGCTCCGCCTATGCCTGCCTCTATGATCCGCGAATGGTCGAGGGTCCGCTGACGCTGGAGGATTTTCTGGCCCTGCCCCATGTGCTGGTCTCTTTCAGCGCGCATCAGGGCGCGGTGGATCAGGCCCTGCGCCGCATCGGCCAGCAGCGCCGCGCGGTGACGGCGCTGACGCATTTCTCCGCCCTGCCCGGCTTCCTGCGCGGCACCCGCGCGATCTCGACTATCCCGACGCATGCCGCGCGGGCTTTGGCTTATGAGCATGGTCTGGACTATGGCCCCGTGCCGGTGGAGATGGGCGATTACAGCGTCTCGCTGCTGTGGAAACGCGAGGCGGGGCATGCGTGGATTCGTGAGGTGATTACCGGGGCTTTTCAAAGTCTAAAGTGA